The genomic region CTTAAGTTATCATCCCCCAGCCTGTCCGACACCGATCCTAAAATCCATCAACCTGGAATTAGCACCCCAAGAGATGGGGCTGGTGATCGGGCCAAGCGGTTCTGGTAAAAGCACTTTATTAGAGATTTTGGCTGGTTTAAGTGAAAATACATCTGGTAGCGTCTTGTGGCGAGACCAAGAACTCACTCCCGAACATTTACAACAGCTAGGTGGATTAGTATTTCAATTTCCCGAACGCCATTTTTGTGGCAGCACTATATTAGAAGAATTGCGCTTGGGGCATCCAGAATTAGGTTCGCAAAGAGTCAGAGAAGCTTTAACGGAAGTAGGTTTAAATCATTTACAATTAAACACTTCTCCCAATTCTTTAAGTGGCGGTCAACAGCGACGCCTTGCTTTAGCGGTACAGTTAATTCGGCAACCGCATTTATTGTTATTAGATGAACCGACGGCTGGCTTAGATTGGTCGATGCGGCGTCAGTTGGTCAATTTATTAGCAAAATTAAAAAATCACTGGAGTTTATTTGTGGTAACTCACGATGCTCGTGATTTACTGAGTATTGCAGACAAGTGCTGGACTCTCGATCGCGGTGAATTAAACTCAGTCGATCCGGCTACCTTGGCAGAAGGAAAAAGGCAGGAATTGGAAATCAAAAGTTAAAACAGTGTTTTAGTTAATATGTTGGAAAATAGCGATCGTACTTGGCTGCCGGAAATGGGTGAAACTTGGCAGAAAACTCTCAGTTGGCAACCTAATCCCGCACAGCAAATTCTATTTCAGCGTTTGTACGAGTTAATTTGTCAGGGAAATCAACAATTAAATTTAACTCGCATCACCGATCCTATGGAGTTTTGGGAAAAACATCTGTGGGATTCTCTGGTGGCATTAAAAAAATGGGGAATCGGGAATGGGGAATCGGGAATGGGAATCCGTAATTGCCGAGTTATCGATATTGGAACTGGGGCGGGTTTTCCCGGCATACCGATCGGTATTATCCAACCAAATTGGCAAGTGACTTTGTTAGATTCTACTCGCAAAAAAATTGCTTTTTTGGAAACCTTAGTCGAGAATTTGGACATCAAAAACGTGACGGCGTTATGCGATCGCGCGGAAAAAATCGGCCAACAGTCCCAACACCGAGAATCTTACGACCTAGCTTTAATCAGGGCTGTCGGTACTGCCTCGGAATGTGCCGAGTATGCCCTACCATTGCTGAAAATCGGCGGTTTAGCGATTCTTTATCGGGGACAGTGGACGGAGGATGAAACCACCGCTTTGCGATCGCCCGTTACCCAACTAGGCGGCATAATAGAATCGGTAGAAAAATTTACTACCCCGATTACTAACAGCATTCGGCATTGTTTGTACATCAAAAAAATAGCGTCTACACCAGCCAAATTTCCTCGTCCAGTTGGCATACCGACTCAAAAACCCCTGCAATAATTATGTTAAAAAATCCCTTCAAAACAATCACCTTACTGTTTTCTTTTTTACTAATTTTCAGTACCGCAAATCCGTCATTTTCCCAAACCGATTACCAGCGCTGGTTGCGAATGGCGGAAAATGCCAGAAAAAGCGGTCAATACGATACAGCTTTAACATATTATCAACGAGCCGCCGATGCCAGTCCAGATGGGCCGAACGATCCTGATATTAATACGGCAATTACGGAAGTTTTGGCCGAAAGATTGGCTAGCGTAGAGCAAAGAAACCCTAACTATGGTAGATATATCAGAATTGCTGACGAAGCTTATTCTAATGGTGAATACGATACGGCAATTATTAATTATCGGAGGGCATTAAAAGAACGTCCTCAAGACCGTTATGCCAATATCAGAATTCAGCAATCAGAATGTATTAAAAAGTATAGACCTGCTACGGGTGCTCAATTTAGAACTTTTGGCTGTCCGAGTTTTTAATAAAATTTCCCCTCTCCTACTAGGAGAGGGGTTAGGGGAGAGGTCACTTTTAGCTATTTGAATGCAACTTGCGTTATTAATTGAAGAAAGTAAAGTTCGATTCGCTTAGTTCTGCATTCACCTGCGCTACGTTCACAGCACTACCCGCAGAATGTGCATCCGGATCGTAACCCAAATAGCGATGGGCTTGTACTCGGTTTGCCGACTAAATTACTCGTATGCGATCGAATTTCGTACCGCTTCGATCGATTGTCAGAGACATAGTATAAGGAAGAACAATTTTCCAGCCATCTTAGTTGTAGGTTGAGTTTCGTACTCCCACCCAACCTACAAATTGTTCAAAAAATCTGTTTTTTGGGCAAATATTCTTAGTTTTTGGTAATTTCTCGCACCGAAGGCTGTCCGTCTTTAATTTCCCCTACCAGCACTAAATTTGTCGTGTTTACGAATAAACCATTTTCTAACACGCCGGGAATATTGTTCAGCTTTTTTTCTAATTCTGCTGGGTTGTCAATAGTATCAAATTTGACATCGATTACCATGTTGCCTTGGTCGGTGACTACTGGGCCAGCTTTTTTGACGCCCATCCGCAGTTGGGGTTTTCCTCCCAGTTTTTCAATTGCACGCATTACTGGCGCATACGCCATCGGTATCACTTCTACTGGTAGCAGAAAAGTCGAACCGAGTTTGTCTACCAGTTTGGAGCTATCAACCACTACAATAAACTCGTTTGCTAGGGTATCGACTACTTTCTCGCGGGTGTGGGCGGCACCGCCACCTTTGATTAAGTTGAGTTGGGGGTCAACTTCGTCGGCACCATCAATGGCAATATCGATGTGGTCGATAACATCTAGGGTGGTGAGGGGAATGCCGTACTGTCTGGCTAACACTTCGGCTTGAAACGAGGTGGGGACGCCTACGATGTCTTTTAATTCGCCGGATTTCAGGCGATCGCCGATAAACTGAATCGCGTAAGCTGTAGTAGATCCGGTTCCCAGCCCTACGATAGAACCAGATTTTACGCGATCGGCTGCGGCTTTACCGACTTGCTGTTTCATCAAGTTAGAGGCGTCCATTTGGGCGGTCATTCTGTAAACTCCTTGTTAGTGGTTGGTGATCTCTCAAGTGGTAGGTTAAAAATAACTAGCGATCGATCGCAAATCACAAATGAGCGAATACCGATCGCAGACTAGAATTAACTCCAGCGTTAACTTTACCGCGTTAAGGGCAAACTAAAAGGATGCAATCGGAACTTCATTCTCAAACGGCACAAAATTTCTGCAATACTGCCAATCAGCTAAAAAGTCAAGGTAAACTCAACGAAGCGATCGCTAATTACCAAAAGGCGCTGGAAATTCAGCCTGACTTTGTTGAGGTACACCATCAGCTAGGGGAAGTTTATTTCCAGGAAAGGAAATTCCCAGAAGCGACTGCATCCTGCAAACTCGCATTGAAGCTACAACCTAATTTTGCTCCCGCTTACAAAACGCTGGGGAATATCCTGCAAGCACAGAGCAGGATCGAAGAAGCGTTGCGTGCTTATAACAAGGCGTTGGAAATCGATCCAGAGTTTGTAGAAGCTTTGGTAAATAAGGGTACGATGATTTCTAAGTTGGGTCAATCGGAAGATGCGATCGCTTGTTATCGAAATGCGATCGAACTCAAACCGGATATGGCAGCAGCCCATTGGAACTTAGGAAATCTGTTGATCCAGCTAGGTAGAACAGATGAGGGAATTTCTTGTTGGCAAAAAGCATCGGAATCCGACCCAGAAAAGTTTAATTATCAATTTTTTCAAAATTTAGCTATAAATTTCGGTCAAGCAGGCAATATCGATGCCTCGATAGGTTGTTACCAACAAGCAATTGCCTTAAAACCCGACTACACCTTGGCTTACCTGAATTTAGGTACGTTGCTGCAACGGCAAAATCGATTAGAAGATGCGATCGCTATTTACCAAAAATCCTTGGAAATTCAACCCGATTCATTAGTATATCAGGCATTGGGAAATGCGTTAAAACAACAAGGAAACATAGATTCAGCAATTAATTACTGGCAGAAAGCTTTAGAATTACAGCCAGATGCGATCGCCGCTGAAACTTACAACGATCTGGGAACTGCTTTGGCAGAAAAGGGTGAATTAGAAAATGCGATCGAATATTATCAAAAAGCAATTCAATTAAAATCAGATTACCCATTAGCACATCTAAATTTAGGTATATTACTGCAAAGACAAAATAAAATAGAAGAATCGATACCTCATTTCCATAAAACAATTGAATTACAGCCTGATGCTGAAGAAGCTTACAAATATATAGGCAATACTCTAATTAAACAAGAGCGACTACACGAAGCCCTTGCTTATTACCAAAAATCACTAAAATTAAACTCGAAATCAGCAGAAACTTATTTTCATATAGGATCGATATTAGCACAACAAGAAAAGTTTGCCGAAGCAATTACTTATTTCCAAAAAGCGATAGATTTGCAACCTGACTTTGCGGAAGCTTACTGCAATATTAGCATGGCACTAGTCCGGCAAGGTCAGAAACAAGATTACTTTAAAGTCGAGCAATTCCAAGAAGCAATAAATCAACTGCAAAAAGCTCTTGAAGTCAAACCAAACCTGTTGCTTGTTCATCTATGTATGGGTCAGTTAATTACTGCTCCCGTTAAAAATTCTAATTTTGCAGTTTTAAGAGAAGCAGCCGATCGCTATCTCCTCAACTGTGGAGAAAAAGGGCAACTAATCGCCGCTATCACTTATATGAGTATCTATGTTAAATCGGGATTAACTCAAATTGCCAAAGAAAATTTTTTGGCAATAGAGCAAAAAATTTATCAAAGATTATCTGAATTAGCCGCAGAAGAAATAGCGCTCATTTATACTCAAGTATTATTCAATATTAACTACTTGCGTGACGAGCTAGCTGCCAATAGTAAACTGGCCAAAGTAGTTGGCAAAGAATATGTTGAAAAAATCTTAAATAATAATGAAAATCAAAACTATAACATTAAACTGAAAAGCCGTCCTAATAAAAAATTACGCATCGGCTTTTTATCTAGTTTCTTTTTGAGACATTCCGTTGGTTGGTGCAGTTATGACATCATTCGAGAATTATCAAAATTAACTCCCAATATTTTCCTGTACGTAACAGGCGAACGGAAACCGGATGATAGAACTAAGTTGTTTGAAGCAGTAGCAGAAAAATTATATAAGCCCCAAAAACTACCCAACGGTACGGCAAATGCCAAAGAAATCATTGATGAAATATCAAAAGATGATTTGGATATTTTGATAGATTTGGATTCGATTACCGTACCAGTGCAAGTGGAAATTATCCATCGAAAACCAGCACCAGTATGTCTGACATGGTTAGGATTTGAAGCGCCTTATACAAATGAGCAAAATTACTTCTTATCTGACTGGCATACTCATCCTACTGGTAGAGAAGAATACAACCGAGAACAGCTAATTCGGATGCCAAATTCATTTGTTGCCGTATCGGGATTTGAATGTAAACCAGTAGAAAGAACATCTGCTAGAAAAGCCTTGCGAATAGCTGAAGATCAAGTTACTTATTTATGCGTTGCACCAGCATACAAATTAAATCCCGAATTAATCAAAGCTCAGGTAAAAATTCTCAAAGAAGTTCCTGATAGCGTATTAATTCATAAAGCTCATACTGGCGATCCAGAAGTAATTAAAGCTACTTATCGACAAGAATGTGAAGCTATTGGTGTTGGTTTTCATCGCATAAAATTTATGTCATTAGTTAATACAGAAGAAGATCATAGAACAACTTACAAAATTGCTGATGTTTTACTCG from Leptolyngbyaceae cyanobacterium harbors:
- a CDS encoding energy-coupling factor ABC transporter ATP-binding protein, whose translation is MLYLRNLSYHPPACPTPILKSINLELAPQEMGLVIGPSGSGKSTLLEILAGLSENTSGSVLWRDQELTPEHLQQLGGLVFQFPERHFCGSTILEELRLGHPELGSQRVREALTEVGLNHLQLNTSPNSLSGGQQRRLALAVQLIRQPHLLLLDEPTAGLDWSMRRQLVNLLAKLKNHWSLFVVTHDARDLLSIADKCWTLDRGELNSVDPATLAEGKRQELEIKS
- the rsmG gene encoding 16S rRNA (guanine(527)-N(7))-methyltransferase RsmG; amino-acid sequence: MLENSDRTWLPEMGETWQKTLSWQPNPAQQILFQRLYELICQGNQQLNLTRITDPMEFWEKHLWDSLVALKKWGIGNGESGMGIRNCRVIDIGTGAGFPGIPIGIIQPNWQVTLLDSTRKKIAFLETLVENLDIKNVTALCDRAEKIGQQSQHRESYDLALIRAVGTASECAEYALPLLKIGGLAILYRGQWTEDETTALRSPVTQLGGIIESVEKFTTPITNSIRHCLYIKKIASTPAKFPRPVGIPTQKPLQ
- a CDS encoding tetratricopeptide repeat protein — its product is MLKNPFKTITLLFSFLLIFSTANPSFSQTDYQRWLRMAENARKSGQYDTALTYYQRAADASPDGPNDPDINTAITEVLAERLASVEQRNPNYGRYIRIADEAYSNGEYDTAIINYRRALKERPQDRYANIRIQQSECIKKYRPATGAQFRTFGCPSF
- the rpiA gene encoding ribose-5-phosphate isomerase RpiA — translated: MTAQMDASNLMKQQVGKAAADRVKSGSIVGLGTGSTTAYAIQFIGDRLKSGELKDIVGVPTSFQAEVLARQYGIPLTTLDVIDHIDIAIDGADEVDPQLNLIKGGGAAHTREKVVDTLANEFIVVVDSSKLVDKLGSTFLLPVEVIPMAYAPVMRAIEKLGGKPQLRMGVKKAGPVVTDQGNMVIDVKFDTIDNPAELEKKLNNIPGVLENGLFVNTTNLVLVGEIKDGQPSVREITKN
- a CDS encoding tetratricopeptide repeat protein — encoded protein: MQSELHSQTAQNFCNTANQLKSQGKLNEAIANYQKALEIQPDFVEVHHQLGEVYFQERKFPEATASCKLALKLQPNFAPAYKTLGNILQAQSRIEEALRAYNKALEIDPEFVEALVNKGTMISKLGQSEDAIACYRNAIELKPDMAAAHWNLGNLLIQLGRTDEGISCWQKASESDPEKFNYQFFQNLAINFGQAGNIDASIGCYQQAIALKPDYTLAYLNLGTLLQRQNRLEDAIAIYQKSLEIQPDSLVYQALGNALKQQGNIDSAINYWQKALELQPDAIAAETYNDLGTALAEKGELENAIEYYQKAIQLKSDYPLAHLNLGILLQRQNKIEESIPHFHKTIELQPDAEEAYKYIGNTLIKQERLHEALAYYQKSLKLNSKSAETYFHIGSILAQQEKFAEAITYFQKAIDLQPDFAEAYCNISMALVRQGQKQDYFKVEQFQEAINQLQKALEVKPNLLLVHLCMGQLITAPVKNSNFAVLREAADRYLLNCGEKGQLIAAITYMSIYVKSGLTQIAKENFLAIEQKIYQRLSELAAEEIALIYTQVLFNINYLRDELAANSKLAKVVGKEYVEKILNNNENQNYNIKLKSRPNKKLRIGFLSSFFLRHSVGWCSYDIIRELSKLTPNIFLYVTGERKPDDRTKLFEAVAEKLYKPQKLPNGTANAKEIIDEISKDDLDILIDLDSITVPVQVEIIHRKPAPVCLTWLGFEAPYTNEQNYFLSDWHTHPTGREEYNREQLIRMPNSFVAVSGFECKPVERTSARKALRIAEDQVTYLCVAPAYKLNPELIKAQVKILKEVPDSVLIHKAHTGDPEVIKATYRQECEAIGVGFHRIKFMSLVNTEEDHRTTYKIADVLLDSYPYNGGTHNLEALWFNLPVVTRCGEQYLSRMGYSFLQTLSIQAGIANSWEEYTNWGIELGKNTDLRLSIRSQLEQSKQPETLSPLWNPKKFAEDMYAVFEELLAKKANAAND